One genomic region from Terriglobus aquaticus encodes:
- a CDS encoding DUF2062 domain-containing protein, with the protein MLIGERLREFIRCHVLRPLLRLLRGGVTPRRLAWSLALGMAIGINPTVGVTTVVVILLAWMLGLNQVASQIGVHVVAPLHLLLFVPFMQLGVYMFHSRHLPFSAREIKHLSHHPVRMVRDMWQWQWHGLVVWAIVAAILMPLTAMYLRRALVLMMKRHKTLIHSRPATR; encoded by the coding sequence GTGCTGATTGGGGAGAGACTCCGCGAATTCATCCGTTGCCATGTGCTGCGGCCGCTATTGCGGCTGTTGCGCGGTGGGGTAACGCCGCGCCGTCTGGCCTGGAGCCTGGCGCTTGGCATGGCGATCGGCATCAACCCAACCGTTGGCGTTACCACGGTGGTGGTGATCCTGCTTGCCTGGATGCTTGGCTTGAACCAGGTTGCCTCGCAGATTGGCGTGCACGTGGTTGCGCCGCTGCACCTGCTGCTGTTCGTGCCGTTCATGCAGTTGGGTGTGTACATGTTCCATAGCCGCCACCTGCCCTTTAGCGCGCGCGAGATCAAGCACCTGAGCCACCATCCGGTGCGGATGGTTCGAGACATGTGGCAGTGGCAATGGCACGGGCTGGTAGTGTGGGCGATTGTGGCGGCGATCCTGATGCCGCTTACGGCGATGTATCTGCGCCGCGCCCTGGTGCTAATGATGAAGCGACACAAGACGCTGATTCACTCGCGCCCCGCTACGCGCTAG